A stretch of the Zeugodacus cucurbitae isolate PBARC_wt_2022May chromosome 6, idZeuCucr1.2, whole genome shotgun sequence genome encodes the following:
- the LOC105215978 gene encoding polycomb protein Asx isoform X2, producing the protein MRTTLLGTSITYRPTTTRQNKLSLTMESHSPSVRQKLNADPMAEKTEHVNLLSEEEEKDPLALDTAIEQQSSRSKLTSSAKHSHSLRRHVPRIIVKPIPPEKKVTVTATTTLSSNVATSTATANTVINATSGKNTTPSPSSRASSSRRAQQQAKAAAAAAAAAAAAAAAAATATSTAVASITTPITAITQASTMREVLASIPGFSFKPRRRSSKKISTAAQIEQTKDGKIDLETPDSILASTNLRALLNKQTFSMLPPLYQYNLIQLLPSVDREAIEIERKNNVDSTVTMEAIKLGPSSLNNEFFARACLEWRERLAEGEFTPENQMKMKTEAEREKNKLDPWKLKHFEPIWGEKSYNRASSTSSNSSNISYSSGKSSDSYTNLIDERLEFKLESKGGLVATIVKTSTKTPTAAPASTATSLAAQTSATSTTTTTVTSATSAESTENTTSSSVDIKEEGEEFIDESIASTNVNSLKSEQEIQLEELRQQEQTGSSTTDYEKQTDTNCDVDNVGCTDSSSTFDLLRSDSSGIQSETAGEESKISVALAALEHERQLIKCGSSGNIRKRSESDITYDNRTQSKQMKMEHQIEQRQQQKQPDYDITDAATSIEQEVSHAVKDELKDTLSAAVSSATSSSQELSGSNSLTTSSSTTKMPTNDSFLYNSNIYNTKFEQQTNAALLLKETLLATGSGEELVVGNSIADISLKASNNFLQNPETSFAAAITSVANSTCNSIATLLSGTSTYVNVNAVLPAVSPLPSLNSGITLQNFATQDKQLHGCSIISIEDGEDDDDDELIEQKFADAQNYVLESGDVSTDSSAGTSSALLTPGDVANIKEKKFIFCDSVDQGTTTQTCDNLFENKQDIGSCISSVATSSASSSSSSSMTSAPTTSGDVLYATAAQLSHAAPVTLEQKQQQQQQQQQIILSMTGKSGEDLFHHVQHDWNFGGIKLQQPTDAASSSFNGVIQTHQGVIKVKNMNTLSVEDASMPSVDATQADDVAECMSFGGDEEAAAIVNCRAVAGVGVGDEHGEEVVDDMRTEDVEDVDDDEAEEGDEDDDDDDADDNDAVRDIVDELQQQHRQLLKDQQQQQQQQLQHQQQLEEQQELGETENQEHRGHLTYEQPDYELDSDMICDVEMSTNEMEVSSTVITNSNSDDSINELHMGGGNSRLDGNGVGNVTIQLSAHSPATIGRLAQQQQQAQHSQTQQTSTERQNTPQRQILLDTNGQIIGNFLVQHQQQQQQQQQQHLEHQQQLLHHATQQFTFQAAQTQQQQQQQTPTLAQHIQQQQQQHVQKPHHTLSTIRKAIELSTNGQHYLSPGALTAQQHMGQQLVLQQQTPQQRHFLTQPQVPTVSAATNCNMVTASPTQHQQQQQQQQHQIHVQQQLQRFQQQQQQPPMPAFQSLATQAQANASKYISKPMNLITMSRGTNVATVTGTNASIASVTIPPGAAVSTYPPFSSAIANSARTAELIVNAAPNISNVNTSNVSVANTNAIKGLTPAGIPTTIAQQRPTSKLPTSGKGRKTVNKLPPGAVNLERSYQICQAVIQNSPNRENLKAQLRPPSAILSQHQQQQQQQQPQQQLTQSNIATTMTLQSAVPTAPAAASTAAVSVATSSPAATCASSSQNFIKQEDLTSIPANIMGVGRPGVYKVIGPRMGFPRKKYVQRKPSPTLIRHLFTPQTANTLHTNVTTNPRLQQQLTAAAAAAVQQQQSPQPHDLHQNSNGGGQYVLVHRANVGAADNQAPRASSAPPVPQTTQIPYCFL; encoded by the exons ATGAGAACGACCTTATTGGGTACATCAATAACTTATCGCCCAACAACAACCCGACAAAACAAACTCTCATTGACTATGGAATCGCATTCACCTTCTGTGCGACAGAAACTAAATGCTGATCCCATGGCTGAAAAAACGGAACACGTCAATCTCTTAAGTGAGGAGGAGGAAAAGGATCCCCTAGCATTAGATACTGCAATCGAACAACAGAGTTCGCGAAGTAAGCTAACAAGCAGCGCAAAACACAGCCACAGTTTAcg ACGTCATGTTCCTCGTATCATTGTTAAACCTATACCACCCGAGAAAAAGGTTACAGTTACGGCGACAACAACGTTGAGTAGCAACGTTGCAACGTCAACTGCAACTGCGAATACTGTGATTAATGCCACCAGCGGAAAGAACACAACACCTAGCCCTTCAAGCCGTGCCAGTAGTAGTCGTCGTGCTCAACAGCAAGCTAAagcagcagctgctgctgctgctgctgccgccgccgccgccgccgctgctgccaCTGCGACATCAACCGCAGTGGCATCTATAACAACACCCATAACAGCCATTACACAAGCTTCTACTATGCGTGAGGTGTTAGCATCTATACCAGGGTTCAGTTTTAAACCTCGTAGACGGTCTTCCAAGAAAATCTCCACTGCTGCACAAATCGAGCAAACAAAAGATGGAAAAATTGACCTCGAAACACCCGACTCAATATTAGCTTCGACCAATTTGAGAGCCTTACtcaataaacaaacattttctaTGCTGCCTCCCCTATATCAGTATAACCTCATTCAGTTGCTACCAAGCGTTGATCGCGAGGCTATCGAAATAGAACGCAAGAACAATGTCGATTCCACCGTTACTATGGAAGCTATAAAATTGGGTCCATCCAGCCTAAACAATGAGTTCTTTGCACGTGCCTGCTTGGAGTGGCGTGAACGATTGGCGGAAGGTGAATTCACGCccgaaaatcaaatgaaaatgaaaaccgaagCCGAGAGAGAAAAGAATAAATTGGATCCATGGAAATTGAAACATTTTGAACCGATTTGGGGTGAAAAGTCTTACAATCGCGCCAGTAGTACTAGTAGCAATAGCAGCAATATAAGTTATAGTAGCGGTAAAAGCAGTGATAGTTATACTAATCTAATAGATGAGCGGCTAGAATTCAAATTGGAGAGTAAAGGTGGCCTGGTCGCCACCATTGTGAAAACATCCACAAAAACACCAACGGCAGCACCAGCATCAACGGCCACATCATTAGCGGCGCAAACGTCAGCAACTtctacaacgacaacaacagtgACATCAGCAACAAGTGCTGAGAGTACAGAAAATACAACATCTTCTTCTGTGGATATTAAAGAAGAGGGTGAAGAATTTATTGATGAATCAATTGCTAGCACGAATGTGAACTCATTAAAAAGTGAGCAGGAAATACAGCTAGAGGAGTTGCGACAGCAAGAACAAACAGGCTCGTCTACAACGGATTATGAAAAACAGACTGATACAAATTGCGATGTG GATAATGTTGGTTGCACCGATTCTTCGTCTACCTTTGatttattgcgtagtgattCAAGTGGCATACAAAGTGAAACAGCCGGTGAAGAGTCTAAAATATCTGTAGCACTTGCTGCTTTGGAACATGAAAGACAGTTGATTAAGTGTGGGAGCAGCGGCAATATACGTAAACGTTCGGAGTCAGATATTACTTATGATAATCGTACACAGAGTAAGCAAATGAAAATGGAACACCAAATTGaacagcgccaacaacaaaaacaacctgATTATGATATAACTGACGCTGCAACCAGTATAGAACAAGAAGTTAGTCATGCCGTTAAAGATGAGCTGAAAGACACACTTTCGGCCGCTGTGTCGTCAGCGACTTCAAGTTCACAAGAATTGAGTGGTAGCAATAGTTTAACCACCAGTTCATCCACCACAAAAATGCCCACCAACGATAGTTTTTTGTATAACAGCaatatttacaatacaaaattcGAGCAGCAAACTAATGCGGCATTATTGCTAAAGGAGACATTGCTTGCCACAGGCAGTGGTGAAGAGTTAGTTGTGGGCAATAGTATTGCTGATATTAGCTTGAAAGCGTCGAACAACTTCTTACAAAATCCAGAAACATCATTTGCAGCAGCAATTACTTCTGTGGCAAATAGTACCTGTAACAGTATTGCAACACTGCTGTCAGGAACGTCAACGTATGTGAATGTGAATGCGGTATTGCCGGCAGTGTCGCCATTGCCAAGTCTCAACAGCGGCATAACACTGCAAAATTTCGCAACTCAAGACAAACAATTGCACGGGTGTTCAATCATTTCAATAGAAGATGGCgaggatgatgatgatgatgagctCATCGAGCAAAAGTTCGCTGACGCACAAAATTATGTTTTGGAATCTGGCGATGTTAGTACAGATAGCAGTGCAG GTACGAGCAGTGCTTTACTTACGCCTGGCGACGTCGCTAATATAAAGGAGAAGAAATTCATTTTCTGTGATTCAGTTGATCaag GCACAACAACTCAAACTTGTGAcaatctctttgaaaataagcaAGATATTGGCAGTTGTATTTCATCAGTGGCAACCTCATCGGCATCCTCGTCCTCTTCCTCATCAATGACCTCGGCACCGACGACTAGTGGTGATGTGTTGTATGCAACAGCGGCTCAACTGTCACACGCCGCTCCAGTAACACtcgaacaaaagcaacaacaacaacagcagcagcaacaaatcaTATTATCGATGACCGGAAAGAGTGGAGAGGATTTGTTCCATCATGTGCAACACGATTGGAACTTCGGTGGTATAAAATTGCAACAGCCAACCGATGCAGCGTCAAGCAGTTTTAACGGTGTGATACAAACGCATCAAGGcgttataaaagtgaaaaatatgaatacgTTATCAGTTGAAGATGCATCTATGCCAAGCGTGGATGCAACTCAAGCTGACGATGTCGCGGAGTGTATGAGTTTTGGTGGTGATGAAGAAGCGGCGGCAATTGTTAATTGTCGTGCTGTAGCTGGTGTCGGTGTAGGCGATGAACACGGAGAAGAAGTAGTTGATGATATGCGGACGGAAGATGTTGAAGATGTCGATGATGACGAGGCGGAGGAGGGGGATGAGgacgacgatgatgatgacgCTGATGATAATGATGCTGTACGTGATATAGTTGatgaattgcaacaacaacatagacaACTGCTTAAAgaccagcagcaacagcaacaacaacaactgcaacatcaACAGCAATTAGAGGAACAACAAGAATTGGGTGAAACAGAAAATCAAGAACATCGTGGCCATTTAACGTACGAGCAACCTGACTATGAG ttggACTCGGATATGATTTGCGATGTTGAAATGTCAACTAATGAAATGGAAGTGTCCAGCACGGTTATAACCAATAGCAATTCCGACGACAGCATTAACGAATTGCATATGGGTGGCGGCAACAGCCGGCTTGATGGTAACGGTGTAGGCAATGTGACCATACAATTGAGCGCCCACTCACCAGCGACTATAGGTCGTTTGgcccagcaacagcaacaggcgCAGCACtcacaaacacaacaaacatCAACAGAGCGACAAAACACGCCACAACGGCAAATACTACTCGATACAAATGGACAAATTATTGGGAATTTCCTTgtacaacatcaacaacaacaacaacagcagcagcaacagcatctCGAACACCAGCAACAACTTTTGCACCACGCCACACAGCAGTTTACCTTTCAGGCAGCACAaacgcagcaacagcaacagcagcaaacacCAACCTTAGCTCAACAcatacaacagcagcaacaacaacacgtacAAAAACCTCATCACACGCTGTCGACAATACGAAAAGCGATCGAGTTGAGCACAAATGGTCAACACTATCTTTCGCCGGGTGCTTTAACTGCGCAGCAGCACATGGGTCAACAATTAGTGCTGCAGCAACAAACACCTCAACAAAGACACTTCTTGACACAGCCACAAGTTCCTACGGTGTCGGCAGCAACTAATTGCAATATGGTCACTGCTAGCCCCACacaacatcagcagcagcagcaacaacagcagcatcaaatacatgtgcaacaacaactacagcgttttcaacagcagcaacagcaaccgcCTATGCCCGCCTTTCAATCATTAGCCACACAAGCACAAGCCAATgcatcaaaatatatttcgaagcCAATGAATCTTATAACAATGTCGCGCGGCACGAATGTGGCAACCGTTACGGGCACAAATGCAAGCATCGCTTCGGTCACTATACCGCCCGGCGCAGCTGTGAGTACATACCCGCCTTTTAGTAGCGCAATTGCGAACTCAGCACGCACAGCCGAACTGATTGTGAATGCTGCGCCAAATATTAGTAATGTTAACACATCGAATGTGAGCGTTGCAAATACAAATGCCATTAAGGGTCTAACACCAGCTGGCATCCCAACCACAATTGCACAGCAACGGCCAACGAGTAAATTACCAACCAGCGGTAAGGGACGTAAAACCGTAAACAAACTGCCACCAGGAGCGGTGAATTTAGAGCGCAGCTATCAAATTTGTCAAGCAGTTATACAAAACAGTCCAAATCGTGAGAACTTGAAAGCACAATTACGACCACCATCTGCTATATTGAGCcagcatcaacagcagcaacaacaacaacaaccgcagcaACAGTTGACACAGAGCAATATAGCAACGACAATGACGCTGCAAAGTGCAGTTCCAACAGCACCGGCAGCAGCATCCACTGCCGCTGTATCAGTAGCGACCTCGTCGCCAGCTGCCACCTGCGCTTCGTCAtctcaaaatttcatcaaacaaGAGGACCTAACAAGCATTCCTGCAAATATAATGGGTGTTGGACGTCCTGGCGTATATAAG GTGATTGGTCCGCGTATGGGATTTCCACGTAAAAAGTATGTGCAACGAAAACCATCGCCCACCCTTATAAGACATCTCTTTACACCACAAACAGCCAACACGCTGCACACCAACGTAACGACAAATCCACGATTGCAACAGCAattgacagcagcagcagctgctgctgtgcaacaacaacaatcaccgCAACCACACGACCTACATCAGAATAGTAATGGTGGTGGACAATATGTCTTGGTGCATCGAGCGAATGTCGGAGCAGCTGATAATCAAGCGCCACGAGCATCCAGCGCACCGCCCGTACCACAAACAACACAG ataccttattgttttttatag
- the LOC105215978 gene encoding polycomb protein Asx isoform X1, producing MRTTLLGTSITYRPTTTRQNKLSLTMESHSPSVRQKLNADPMAEKTEHVNLLSEEEEKDPLALDTAIEQQSSRSKLTSSAKHSHSLRRHVPRIIVKPIPPEKKVTVTATTTLSSNVATSTATANTVINATSGKNTTPSPSSRASSSRRAQQQAKAAAAAAAAAAAAAAAAATATSTAVASITTPITAITQASTMREVLASIPGFSFKPRRRSSKKISTAAQIEQTKDGKIDLETPDSILASTNLRALLNKQTFSMLPPLYQYNLIQLLPSVDREAIEIERKNNVDSTVTMEAIKLGPSSLNNEFFARACLEWRERLAEGEFTPENQMKMKTEAEREKNKLDPWKLKHFEPIWGEKSYNRASSTSSNSSNISYSSGKSSDSYTNLIDERLEFKLESKGGLVATIVKTSTKTPTAAPASTATSLAAQTSATSTTTTTVTSATSAESTENTTSSSVDIKEEGEEFIDESIASTNVNSLKSEQEIQLEELRQQEQTGSSTTDYEKQTDTNCDVDNVGCTDSSSTFDLLRSDSSGIQSETAGEESKISVALAALEHERQLIKCGSSGNIRKRSESDITYDNRTQSKQMKMEHQIEQRQQQKQPDYDITDAATSIEQEVSHAVKDELKDTLSAAVSSATSSSQELSGSNSLTTSSSTTKMPTNDSFLYNSNIYNTKFEQQTNAALLLKETLLATGSGEELVVGNSIADISLKASNNFLQNPETSFAAAITSVANSTCNSIATLLSGTSTYVNVNAVLPAVSPLPSLNSGITLQNFATQDKQLHGCSIISIEDGEDDDDDELIEQKFADAQNYVLESGDVSTDSSAGTSSALLTPGDVANIKEKKFIFCDSVDQGTTTQTCDNLFENKQDIGSCISSVATSSASSSSSSSMTSAPTTSGDVLYATAAQLSHAAPVTLEQKQQQQQQQQQIILSMTGKSGEDLFHHVQHDWNFGGIKLQQPTDAASSSFNGVIQTHQGVIKVKNMNTLSVEDASMPSVDATQADDVAECMSFGGDEEAAAIVNCRAVAGVGVGDEHGEEVVDDMRTEDVEDVDDDEAEEGDEDDDDDDADDNDAVRDIVDELQQQHRQLLKDQQQQQQQQLQHQQQLEEQQELGETENQEHRGHLTYEQPDYELDSDMICDVEMSTNEMEVSSTVITNSNSDDSINELHMGGGNSRLDGNGVGNVTIQLSAHSPATIGRLAQQQQQAQHSQTQQTSTERQNTPQRQILLDTNGQIIGNFLVQHQQQQQQQQQQHLEHQQQLLHHATQQFTFQAAQTQQQQQQQTPTLAQHIQQQQQQHVQKPHHTLSTIRKAIELSTNGQHYLSPGALTAQQHMGQQLVLQQQTPQQRHFLTQPQVPTVSAATNCNMVTASPTQHQQQQQQQQHQIHVQQQLQRFQQQQQQPPMPAFQSLATQAQANASKYISKPMNLITMSRGTNVATVTGTNASIASVTIPPGAAVSTYPPFSSAIANSARTAELIVNAAPNISNVNTSNVSVANTNAIKGLTPAGIPTTIAQQRPTSKLPTSGKGRKTVNKLPPGAVNLERSYQICQAVIQNSPNRENLKAQLRPPSAILSQHQQQQQQQQPQQQLTQSNIATTMTLQSAVPTAPAAASTAAVSVATSSPAATCASSSQNFIKQEDLTSIPANIMGVGRPGVYKVIGPRMGFPRKKYVQRKPSPTLIRHLFTPQTANTLHTNVTTNPRLQQQLTAAAAAAVQQQQSPQPHDLHQNSNGGGQYVLVHRANVGAADNQAPRASSAPPVPQTTQSQLHNMNGIPITGRGRPASVDIDASNAMLDHTIHNQLHLQQQQISAIKTTAATGIMRRNFTAGNITYIDNLSGAAAISDGNYIVTAANAGTLDAEQLVSKAVAVAAAAAGNGSGGVGVAAGAGSGGSGHITRTEADNCACSLNAMVICQQCGAFCHDDCMSASKVCVSCVIR from the exons ATGAGAACGACCTTATTGGGTACATCAATAACTTATCGCCCAACAACAACCCGACAAAACAAACTCTCATTGACTATGGAATCGCATTCACCTTCTGTGCGACAGAAACTAAATGCTGATCCCATGGCTGAAAAAACGGAACACGTCAATCTCTTAAGTGAGGAGGAGGAAAAGGATCCCCTAGCATTAGATACTGCAATCGAACAACAGAGTTCGCGAAGTAAGCTAACAAGCAGCGCAAAACACAGCCACAGTTTAcg ACGTCATGTTCCTCGTATCATTGTTAAACCTATACCACCCGAGAAAAAGGTTACAGTTACGGCGACAACAACGTTGAGTAGCAACGTTGCAACGTCAACTGCAACTGCGAATACTGTGATTAATGCCACCAGCGGAAAGAACACAACACCTAGCCCTTCAAGCCGTGCCAGTAGTAGTCGTCGTGCTCAACAGCAAGCTAAagcagcagctgctgctgctgctgctgccgccgccgccgccgccgctgctgccaCTGCGACATCAACCGCAGTGGCATCTATAACAACACCCATAACAGCCATTACACAAGCTTCTACTATGCGTGAGGTGTTAGCATCTATACCAGGGTTCAGTTTTAAACCTCGTAGACGGTCTTCCAAGAAAATCTCCACTGCTGCACAAATCGAGCAAACAAAAGATGGAAAAATTGACCTCGAAACACCCGACTCAATATTAGCTTCGACCAATTTGAGAGCCTTACtcaataaacaaacattttctaTGCTGCCTCCCCTATATCAGTATAACCTCATTCAGTTGCTACCAAGCGTTGATCGCGAGGCTATCGAAATAGAACGCAAGAACAATGTCGATTCCACCGTTACTATGGAAGCTATAAAATTGGGTCCATCCAGCCTAAACAATGAGTTCTTTGCACGTGCCTGCTTGGAGTGGCGTGAACGATTGGCGGAAGGTGAATTCACGCccgaaaatcaaatgaaaatgaaaaccgaagCCGAGAGAGAAAAGAATAAATTGGATCCATGGAAATTGAAACATTTTGAACCGATTTGGGGTGAAAAGTCTTACAATCGCGCCAGTAGTACTAGTAGCAATAGCAGCAATATAAGTTATAGTAGCGGTAAAAGCAGTGATAGTTATACTAATCTAATAGATGAGCGGCTAGAATTCAAATTGGAGAGTAAAGGTGGCCTGGTCGCCACCATTGTGAAAACATCCACAAAAACACCAACGGCAGCACCAGCATCAACGGCCACATCATTAGCGGCGCAAACGTCAGCAACTtctacaacgacaacaacagtgACATCAGCAACAAGTGCTGAGAGTACAGAAAATACAACATCTTCTTCTGTGGATATTAAAGAAGAGGGTGAAGAATTTATTGATGAATCAATTGCTAGCACGAATGTGAACTCATTAAAAAGTGAGCAGGAAATACAGCTAGAGGAGTTGCGACAGCAAGAACAAACAGGCTCGTCTACAACGGATTATGAAAAACAGACTGATACAAATTGCGATGTG GATAATGTTGGTTGCACCGATTCTTCGTCTACCTTTGatttattgcgtagtgattCAAGTGGCATACAAAGTGAAACAGCCGGTGAAGAGTCTAAAATATCTGTAGCACTTGCTGCTTTGGAACATGAAAGACAGTTGATTAAGTGTGGGAGCAGCGGCAATATACGTAAACGTTCGGAGTCAGATATTACTTATGATAATCGTACACAGAGTAAGCAAATGAAAATGGAACACCAAATTGaacagcgccaacaacaaaaacaacctgATTATGATATAACTGACGCTGCAACCAGTATAGAACAAGAAGTTAGTCATGCCGTTAAAGATGAGCTGAAAGACACACTTTCGGCCGCTGTGTCGTCAGCGACTTCAAGTTCACAAGAATTGAGTGGTAGCAATAGTTTAACCACCAGTTCATCCACCACAAAAATGCCCACCAACGATAGTTTTTTGTATAACAGCaatatttacaatacaaaattcGAGCAGCAAACTAATGCGGCATTATTGCTAAAGGAGACATTGCTTGCCACAGGCAGTGGTGAAGAGTTAGTTGTGGGCAATAGTATTGCTGATATTAGCTTGAAAGCGTCGAACAACTTCTTACAAAATCCAGAAACATCATTTGCAGCAGCAATTACTTCTGTGGCAAATAGTACCTGTAACAGTATTGCAACACTGCTGTCAGGAACGTCAACGTATGTGAATGTGAATGCGGTATTGCCGGCAGTGTCGCCATTGCCAAGTCTCAACAGCGGCATAACACTGCAAAATTTCGCAACTCAAGACAAACAATTGCACGGGTGTTCAATCATTTCAATAGAAGATGGCgaggatgatgatgatgatgagctCATCGAGCAAAAGTTCGCTGACGCACAAAATTATGTTTTGGAATCTGGCGATGTTAGTACAGATAGCAGTGCAG GTACGAGCAGTGCTTTACTTACGCCTGGCGACGTCGCTAATATAAAGGAGAAGAAATTCATTTTCTGTGATTCAGTTGATCaag GCACAACAACTCAAACTTGTGAcaatctctttgaaaataagcaAGATATTGGCAGTTGTATTTCATCAGTGGCAACCTCATCGGCATCCTCGTCCTCTTCCTCATCAATGACCTCGGCACCGACGACTAGTGGTGATGTGTTGTATGCAACAGCGGCTCAACTGTCACACGCCGCTCCAGTAACACtcgaacaaaagcaacaacaacaacagcagcagcaacaaatcaTATTATCGATGACCGGAAAGAGTGGAGAGGATTTGTTCCATCATGTGCAACACGATTGGAACTTCGGTGGTATAAAATTGCAACAGCCAACCGATGCAGCGTCAAGCAGTTTTAACGGTGTGATACAAACGCATCAAGGcgttataaaagtgaaaaatatgaatacgTTATCAGTTGAAGATGCATCTATGCCAAGCGTGGATGCAACTCAAGCTGACGATGTCGCGGAGTGTATGAGTTTTGGTGGTGATGAAGAAGCGGCGGCAATTGTTAATTGTCGTGCTGTAGCTGGTGTCGGTGTAGGCGATGAACACGGAGAAGAAGTAGTTGATGATATGCGGACGGAAGATGTTGAAGATGTCGATGATGACGAGGCGGAGGAGGGGGATGAGgacgacgatgatgatgacgCTGATGATAATGATGCTGTACGTGATATAGTTGatgaattgcaacaacaacatagacaACTGCTTAAAgaccagcagcaacagcaacaacaacaactgcaacatcaACAGCAATTAGAGGAACAACAAGAATTGGGTGAAACAGAAAATCAAGAACATCGTGGCCATTTAACGTACGAGCAACCTGACTATGAG ttggACTCGGATATGATTTGCGATGTTGAAATGTCAACTAATGAAATGGAAGTGTCCAGCACGGTTATAACCAATAGCAATTCCGACGACAGCATTAACGAATTGCATATGGGTGGCGGCAACAGCCGGCTTGATGGTAACGGTGTAGGCAATGTGACCATACAATTGAGCGCCCACTCACCAGCGACTATAGGTCGTTTGgcccagcaacagcaacaggcgCAGCACtcacaaacacaacaaacatCAACAGAGCGACAAAACACGCCACAACGGCAAATACTACTCGATACAAATGGACAAATTATTGGGAATTTCCTTgtacaacatcaacaacaacaacaacagcagcagcaacagcatctCGAACACCAGCAACAACTTTTGCACCACGCCACACAGCAGTTTACCTTTCAGGCAGCACAaacgcagcaacagcaacagcagcaaacacCAACCTTAGCTCAACAcatacaacagcagcaacaacaacacgtacAAAAACCTCATCACACGCTGTCGACAATACGAAAAGCGATCGAGTTGAGCACAAATGGTCAACACTATCTTTCGCCGGGTGCTTTAACTGCGCAGCAGCACATGGGTCAACAATTAGTGCTGCAGCAACAAACACCTCAACAAAGACACTTCTTGACACAGCCACAAGTTCCTACGGTGTCGGCAGCAACTAATTGCAATATGGTCACTGCTAGCCCCACacaacatcagcagcagcagcaacaacagcagcatcaaatacatgtgcaacaacaactacagcgttttcaacagcagcaacagcaaccgcCTATGCCCGCCTTTCAATCATTAGCCACACAAGCACAAGCCAATgcatcaaaatatatttcgaagcCAATGAATCTTATAACAATGTCGCGCGGCACGAATGTGGCAACCGTTACGGGCACAAATGCAAGCATCGCTTCGGTCACTATACCGCCCGGCGCAGCTGTGAGTACATACCCGCCTTTTAGTAGCGCAATTGCGAACTCAGCACGCACAGCCGAACTGATTGTGAATGCTGCGCCAAATATTAGTAATGTTAACACATCGAATGTGAGCGTTGCAAATACAAATGCCATTAAGGGTCTAACACCAGCTGGCATCCCAACCACAATTGCACAGCAACGGCCAACGAGTAAATTACCAACCAGCGGTAAGGGACGTAAAACCGTAAACAAACTGCCACCAGGAGCGGTGAATTTAGAGCGCAGCTATCAAATTTGTCAAGCAGTTATACAAAACAGTCCAAATCGTGAGAACTTGAAAGCACAATTACGACCACCATCTGCTATATTGAGCcagcatcaacagcagcaacaacaacaacaaccgcagcaACAGTTGACACAGAGCAATATAGCAACGACAATGACGCTGCAAAGTGCAGTTCCAACAGCACCGGCAGCAGCATCCACTGCCGCTGTATCAGTAGCGACCTCGTCGCCAGCTGCCACCTGCGCTTCGTCAtctcaaaatttcatcaaacaaGAGGACCTAACAAGCATTCCTGCAAATATAATGGGTGTTGGACGTCCTGGCGTATATAAG GTGATTGGTCCGCGTATGGGATTTCCACGTAAAAAGTATGTGCAACGAAAACCATCGCCCACCCTTATAAGACATCTCTTTACACCACAAACAGCCAACACGCTGCACACCAACGTAACGACAAATCCACGATTGCAACAGCAattgacagcagcagcagctgctgctgtgcaacaacaacaatcaccgCAACCACACGACCTACATCAGAATAGTAATGGTGGTGGACAATATGTCTTGGTGCATCGAGCGAATGTCGGAGCAGCTGATAATCAAGCGCCACGAGCATCCAGCGCACCGCCCGTACCACAAACAACACAG agTCAACTGCACAATATGAATGGAATACCAATAACAGGACGCGGGCGTCCTGCCTCCGTCGACATTGACGCTTCAAATGCAATGCTTGACCACACTATACACAATCAATtgcatctacaacaacaacaaatcagtgcgataaaaacaacagcagcgaCTGGTATAATGCGACGAAATTTCACGGcag gcaatATAACTTATATAGACAATTTAAGTGGAGCCGCAGCTATTTCCGATGGCAATTACATAGTGACCGCCGCCAATGCTGGCACACTGGATGCTGAACAATTGGTAAGCAAAGCCGTTGCCGTGGCCGCCGCTGCAGCTGGTAATGGCAGTGGTGGCGTCGGTGTTGCTGCTGGCGCTGGCAGCGGCGGTAGTGGTCATATCACGCGCACTGAAGCGGACAATTGTGCCTGCTCCTTGAATGCAATGGTTATTTGTCAACAATGTGGCGCATTCTGTCATGACGATTGTATGAGTGCGTCGAAGGTGTGCGTCTCCTGTGTGATCAGATGA